The following coding sequences lie in one Rhizobium sp. ZPR4 genomic window:
- a CDS encoding VOC family protein: protein MTKAASLGLPGLLGQDHTGITVPDLDEALDFFVRILGCKHAYTFGPIGDDEGDFMQQALGTHPRARIRRAALIRIGHGSNLELFEYEAPDQRRLEQKNSDIGAFHVGLYVEDIQAAKAYLDAQGIATRLGPLPIGEGPNAGQSILYFQSPWGLQLEVISYPGGMAYEKTSETILWSPKSPEK from the coding sequence ATGACAAAAGCAGCAAGCTTGGGGTTGCCTGGCCTCCTGGGTCAGGACCATACGGGCATCACCGTTCCCGATCTCGACGAGGCGCTGGATTTCTTTGTCCGGATACTCGGCTGCAAACATGCCTATACGTTCGGCCCGATCGGCGATGACGAAGGCGATTTCATGCAGCAGGCGCTCGGCACTCATCCGCGTGCCCGCATCAGGCGCGCCGCTCTTATCCGCATCGGTCATGGCTCCAATCTGGAGCTCTTCGAATATGAGGCACCGGACCAACGTCGCCTTGAGCAAAAGAACAGCGACATCGGCGCCTTCCATGTCGGTCTTTATGTCGAAGACATTCAAGCAGCCAAGGCCTACCTCGATGCACAGGGCATCGCGACCCGCCTCGGGCCGCTCCCCATTGGTGAGGGACCGAATGCCGGACAGAGCATTCTCTATTTCCAGTCACCCTGGGGCCTACAATTGGAGGTCATCAGCTATCCCGGGGGCATGGCCTATGAGAAGACGTCCGAAACCATCC
- a CDS encoding DUF3422 domain-containing protein translates to MAVDFNSELHARPSIYFSGPALVEHIALSGTSPSISDLSHRVVVAEDAIEGPRTQVEFHTEFVTVTRVTPLEADPSIWPTGSLSIDEAARLAGLIDWSFICRLEVLICGSAPSELGPLLSALQFGDTAASTIGGGAALVCSDFRVGDDGTSRTILFNHDLNAYRLGRMVRRVYEIETYRVMALLGFPEARRLGPVLGGYDRKLVELTNRHVSTSAEDHKRLLDEISQLSAEVISAAAQTRNRFGATAAYAKIVEERIAELRETHVPGFQRFGVFVARRFKPAVRSCEATALRLEQLSHATMHLIDLLQTRIQVEIEVQNAAQIQAMADRAETQVKIQRAVEGLSIIAISYYLLSLIKVAFETADHAGLHINPIYMLISIPVVIGAVALAILRVRHALKS, encoded by the coding sequence GTGGCAGTCGATTTCAATTCGGAACTTCACGCGCGGCCATCGATCTATTTTTCGGGTCCGGCGCTCGTCGAGCATATAGCCCTGTCGGGCACATCACCCTCGATCTCCGATCTGAGCCACCGCGTTGTCGTTGCCGAGGACGCAATCGAAGGCCCTCGAACGCAGGTCGAGTTTCACACCGAATTCGTCACCGTCACCCGGGTTACGCCTCTTGAGGCCGATCCTTCGATCTGGCCCACGGGTTCCCTGTCGATTGATGAGGCGGCGCGGCTCGCCGGCCTGATCGATTGGTCGTTCATTTGCCGATTGGAAGTTCTCATTTGCGGATCGGCGCCGAGCGAACTCGGCCCCCTTCTTTCGGCGCTCCAATTCGGTGACACGGCGGCATCCACGATTGGCGGCGGAGCGGCACTCGTTTGCTCGGATTTTCGCGTCGGGGACGACGGCACCAGCCGCACGATCCTCTTCAATCACGATCTCAATGCATATCGGCTCGGCCGCATGGTTCGCAGGGTCTATGAAATCGAGACCTATCGCGTCATGGCGCTTTTGGGCTTCCCGGAGGCGCGGAGGCTTGGCCCGGTTCTTGGCGGCTACGACCGAAAGCTTGTCGAATTGACCAATCGCCATGTGTCGACCTCTGCCGAAGACCACAAGCGACTGCTCGATGAGATTTCTCAGCTTTCCGCGGAGGTAATCTCAGCGGCGGCGCAGACGCGCAATCGTTTTGGCGCAACCGCCGCCTATGCCAAAATCGTCGAGGAACGCATTGCCGAGCTGCGCGAGACCCATGTCCCGGGTTTTCAGCGTTTCGGCGTGTTCGTCGCGCGCCGTTTCAAACCGGCGGTCAGAAGTTGCGAGGCGACAGCATTGCGCCTTGAACAACTGTCGCATGCGACCATGCATCTGATCGACTTGCTCCAGACCCGTATTCAGGTGGAGATCGAGGTCCAGAACGCCGCTCAGATCCAGGCCATGGCCGATCGCGCTGAAACCCAGGTCAAAATTCAGCGGGCGGTCGAAGGTCTTTCGATCATTGCCATCAGCTACTACCTTCTGAGCCTGATCAAAGTCGCGTTCGAGACGGCAGATCATGCCGGCCTTCATATCAATCCGATCTATATGCTGATCTCCATTCCCGTGGTGATCGGAGCGGTTGCCCTTGCGATCCTGAGGGTTAGGCACGCGCTGAAATCCTGA